The DNA region CATCACTTGCAGTACATGCTGGACTAAGCTATGTGTCTGGAGTAATATAATCCAATAGTATATTAGGGGGAAAGACTAGAATTCATTCTGTCACCATGGCAAACTGAATCAAATTATGATGTGCCCAAGCCCCAAAATATTTCTAGAAATAAAAGAGATTTTGCATTTGGCAATAGGCAGGATCAAGAGAAGTACTGGgggcaaggaagaagaaaaaggaagggggCAGCAGTggaaaaagatacaaaaagatTTATAGAGGAAAAAGTAGAGACAGTAGGAAAAAAGGATAGAATGTAAGACTGACAAAAAGTAGTTAGATGGGAAGAATAATGGTTAAGTGCATTTCAAGCCTGGACTTGCCAGTCACCCATGTGATTCACATACAAGCATGTGCTACTATGGCCAAGCTCTGGACAGGGGAAATCTGAGCACACGTTTCCTGAACATAGGGCAAAGCCAGAATATAATGGAGGGGGTATTTGTGGGGCTCACTGTATTACAGTCCATTCTATTTTTTGGTATCCTGAATTCTACTTTTCTAAAGCATAAAGTTTTGGTCTCAAGGGGTAGCCAGGCTAAGGTTCATCAGTGTAAACACAAAGTGTACAGTCACAGGGCTCGGCATGGTTACCTGCTCTTGAGTGAAATGGAGATATAGTAAGAGGTTTGTACAAAGTTCCACAGGATATGTCTCAGACTAATAATGGAAAGGTTAATAACTCAAAATACTATGAGTGGTCTAGCTACAACCCctattctttgttttttatctttAGATAGAAGAGACTGGAACCAGAAAAAAATTGGAGCTGTTTTTTTAAGTGACACAGATGTTTTTTAAAGGCATTGCTCAGAGAAAGTGCTGCAAAGTCTCTGGACTGGTGTTGGGAAGGCTGTTCTCTCCTCAAATGGATACTGTTGGAAAACTACATGTTCTTTAGGAAAACAAAGGTGCAGGCTCTGCAGATTTTCAGTGCgtaagagagaaacagaaaaacaggaagaaaagagaacCAAAGGAATGGGGTGCAAATAGGTGGCGAAGTGGGAAAAGAAGGGTAGCTATAGTGATGtaaggagaagagggagaaagacAGGACTGCACAGGAAGGCAAAATAAAATAGGAGACAAATATATAATGTAGATAGAGGAATCCGTCTCTGGTGCTGGACCATCCTGAGGGAATGGGAGGAGCAGGCTCCTTTTGGATTATAATAAACTCTGGAATGAGGGTGTGGGCTGCTGCTCCTCGCTCTCCCCCCTCTCATTCCATCTGCATGATGACACCACATCCCACTGCTTcactgcattttcctttttctttttttttcttttttccaatatTATATTTTGAAGACAACCAAAAGTAGAACGTTTTCTGGGAGTGGCTGTATATGATCTACCCGGTGGCCAAAGTGAGGAGAACAGCTGAAGGGGGAAGACAGAGCGTCTACTGCTGAAGGGAGCAAAGACTGAGGGCTGCAGTAAGTGATGGGGACCCTATCCATTCTCTCAACATTCCTCAGAATAAGTTAAAAGGATAAGAGAGTGGAGGGAGATAACAAAGGGAAAGTTTTCTTTGTATCCTAGGGGGGGCTGGGGAGCGGTTAGCCACCTGGATGAGAAAAAGAATGGAGACAGGGAAAGAAAATGTCTAAAGAAGGGAGGTGCTAAGAGAAACAAGGTGTATAGAGTTCTATGTTCAGTCCAAAACGTTTCAGCAACAGCTGGAAAACTGGCCAGATTAGGAGAAAGCTGGTGGGAGGGAGGCTGGGAAGAACAAAATGTCTTAAGAGGGAAATGGAGGCAGCAGGCAAAGAGTGCTTCTGGTCTACAGGGGAGGGTATTCCAGCTCCTGCCTTAACTTTCCTCTGACTTCTGTCCTCCACTCCACAGGGATGAAGATCTTTGGAACCTGTATACTGCTGTGCCTCTTATCATTTTCTTTGTCCCCAGCTGGTGAGTTCTTATTCCAAGGAGAGGATTTCTTCCTCATCCTGGCCCCTTGGAGTTCTCTGCAGAGACTAAAGTGCAATGACCTAAGGAGAAAGACACATACGTATAGATGGAGGGGAAAGACTGAACAGGAAGGGAATGGTGGAGATAGGGTTATATGGAAAAGTccccatccccctccccccccccgccccagcagggACTGGTTCCCATATGTGCCCACTCCCCAGTAAGCAGCAGGGGTCACAGCAGACAGAGGTCCAGGGGTTGCACAGCAGGGATGTTTAGGTAAGCAAAATAGTCAGGGCCAGATTTTAGAAAGCGTGTTAGCTGTGATTTGTGCTTATTAGAGACTGTGCTATATTTCACATGGCTGACAGCCTGTGTTTCTGTGATCTGAGGAGCACTTCCCAGTGCTCCACATAACTTTTTCTATCATAGTTGTGAAACGCCTGCTGTCACTAATGGTTCCTGCAGAGATGCCCGTAATTCCAGGTCATTTGGTTGCCCGAGGGTTTTGTAGTTTTTTGCATAGTTGTTTGGACAAACTTAAGCTCAGGAGTCTAGACCTCTCTCTGCTTTTGTTATTATTGTTCTGTTTTATTGCTTCACGTCTTTGCTTGGAATTTATTTGGTGAAAATTTAGGTGGGATGAAatttgcagaagaaaacaaaatgagaggGTTGCATCAGACATTAGAGTCGGATCTGTCAGGACAAAGAGCAAAAGAGGATTAATTccaatgactggagaaagctTCACCCAGGGAAGACTGTAAGAGACAGATGACTGCACCTATTATATTCAAATCAGGTTATGCCAATCTACTCTCCTCAGTTCTCCCCTCATACTGAAATAGTTGGCTCCAGATGGACTTCCTCTGCTGTTCGGTGACTGCTTGGATCTGGGATTTAACTGAAACCTGTTTGTACTCCCAGTAGCACTTTTTCCTGTAAACACACATAGTAATTATCACAAAGAGTATGTCATATTTGTGACTGTGAAGCAGGGATGAGAGCCATCCAAGAGATGAGCTTGTAGGTGGCCTACAAAGTTAGAGGCGAGAAAAGAAGGTTGTGGTCTTCCTGATGCATGAAGAAGGCCTGAAAGGAAGATTTCCTGCTTGTGAGTATTTTGTTCTAGggtttctgttatttttattttaacgtAAAAATAACAACAGAATAACAGGTATCACCAACTGGTCTCTCATGGTCTCTTTTGTTGTCTGGTCAGGTACAGATTTGATGAATTAGGGTGGCAGCTTTTTCAGCCAAGGGTGAAGTCAGTGCAGCTTGGACAGCAAAATCTTTCCTCCCAAgtgtttaaaaatatctgaattgGGTACTCGAGCAAATACAAATTAAAGTGATTGAAAATCTGACAAGAAATTCACCTTCTTTTTGTCTCCTCTCCTCACATGCAGAGGTTGCGCTTCCTTGTGCCCTGTCATTTAATAATTGAACTAGTTTTCTAGTAGTCTCCTAGACAAGAAAAAGGCTAGTAAGAGCTAACTTTTCAATGTTAGAAAAGGTTTGTTTTTAAGTTAGAATTTGAGTCCTTCCTTTTGTATCAGAAACAAATCAAAAGTGTACAATCTCACTTTTCCTCTCTGAATGTTACCATTAAGAGATTAGCTGGAACAGGAAAAATTTGGGGCTGCACTACACTGTGTACTTAAGTTATTATGCATGTCTGGCTCTCCCTGGATCAATGGCCAGCAGCTGAGCCCTTGCTGGCAGCTGGGTGGGGAAGGAAATAGCAAGGTCCTGTAATGCTGCAAAGCAGGACTGTGTAGGGGTCCCAAGTGTATTTCTGCAGCCTGCAAGTAACTGCTCTTGGAATGAGAAAGAACTAAGGCTTTAAAGCTCCTGTAGTCTTTACTCTTGCAGTGCTCCCACTAAGAGTAGAAAGCTAAAGGCTGAGTTCATAAGACATAGCAGTGTGTACTGTGCTTTGAGCTGGTCCTGCACACAACACTGCAGTGCCCCAGATCACCATTTTTTTCTGCCAACTCTTTCCTTTATCCCACCTCCAGTTATGTAGACATTTCCCTCCTCTGTGGCTAgcaggaaatattttcttattcctGGCTGCTGGAGGAAGCAGCTTTCTCACTCTTCATATTTGGACAATTGAACAGTCTGTCTCAGTTTCAGTTCCTCCTTTTTCACACAGAATGCACAGCCAAAACTTCATCATTCTCCCTCTCCTATTGCACCAAGGGTCTGGAAAGGGAAAGATCTTCCACTCTGTGCTCCATACCCAAGGAGGATGGTGGACTTGCTTAAGGAGCTACAAGATCTGCAATCTGTTTCTCACTGTGCCAGTGACTCTGTGACCTTAAATAAACAATTTCCAtgattcagtttcctcttttataAAATGGAGGTAGTGATTTTGACAAATCTCCAGAGCAGGGAGACAAGGTGTAAGTTGTTTTCAAAATGCATCAAATGGTGTTGCAGAAATGCAAATTCTGGAAGCAAATCTGGAGGTACTATAATCTCATCCCTGTGCCTGGCCTTGGACCCTGGCAGAAGCAGCAGGGATAGAATCTGGACCTGCTGTATCCAAAAGTCTTTAAAGAACAAGTCCTGCTGTCATTGGAGGCTGAGGCAAAGAGGAGAGCATCTCTCCCTTCAGCAGAGGGCAGTGGTGTCTCCCAGACAGACAAGCATCTCATAGCAATTTCACAAACCTTCCAGCCTATAGAaatccatctctctctcttttcgtCACTCccttgtttctcttctcttgcagacTGGTATCCATGGGTGGTACATGGGCAAGAACTGCAAACTGTAACTGGTAGGTATTACGGGCATGTTAGGTGCTGAAGACTTGCTCATGTGACCCAGTTCTTCTATGTAGTTACAGCCTGTTTCAttgcaaatgctgttatttgtttCTTTGCCTCTGCCATTGTGAGGTTGCCTTTCAGTGAGGATTAAACAAGCCCTTTAAGAGAACTTGCTAAGTGTTGTGAGCTCTTCACAAATAATTCACTAGAATTGGAGTCCGGGGCACTTAGCTGATTTGCATGAAGTTATATTCACAGCAAAGGGTTGTGGAAGATCTATGAGAGCTGATAATTCATTAGCAGTGAGAAGTCAGGGAAACTCTCATGCTGCTCAGGAAAATCCTGAGCAAAAGAGTCCACAAAGGGTGGGGTGCTCTAGCAGCAGGGCTGCTGAGAAAGGATATTTTGAGAACTTGACTTAACTGTGTTGTTGGGGGTGATTCGCTTTATCCCTCTGGGTCttactttttccatttctctgacATGATAAGATAAAACAAATATGTTTTTGCATCAGGCTTCAGCACCTAGAGGAACCACAATGGCCTGCTTTTTCTTCACACTGAAGCTATTGGCTTAGCCATCAAACATCTCAGCTACACTCCTGTCATGTGCAATGCATGGGGCTTCCTGGAAAATTGTTCAGCGGCTGTGGCCAGTCCAAAATGTATCCACAAATCATCCCTTTCCTTCACACTTTATCCCTCcatcacacacacccccacaccccagTTTTGCTatcttttgtttttcagagaaaCTCCAGCTGCCAATGCATCTTTGCAGTCAGGGCTAGGTTCTggagttttcttcttccttctctacAGTGGGTGCCTCAGCTGTCTGTCCTCATGCTGCAGAAGGCATCAGTGCCTTgctttcagaattttttctttctcatcaaGCTGACCACAGTGGCAATGTCCAAGAAGTCAGAATATGAATCCAGAGTTCAATAATGTTTAATGCAATATGCAGTAGTAAAGAAATCCAGTCCCCAGACCAGTCACTGATGAGGGAGATGAATAAGGGTGAGACAGGGGCACTGTTTCTATTGATGTATTTACTTCATTGGATCCCACAGTATCATAAGCCTATCATGGCCGCCAAGATAATTCAAGCTATGTATGGTTAGCTATGCAAGAGGACACAAAGTTAAGGCACACTCTTTCAGGACATTCTCTCTTTTCTAGGTGGTCTTAACACTGAGTTTCTCATCAGCACCTCTGGTAAGTTCATATGTCTGCAActtcaggctttttttccccattcacctTTACTCTCACCTATATAGCCCAAGAGAATACTCATTATGCTCAGAAAGCCCTCTTTCCCGCCTCTGATATCTAGCAATACTTTTCCAGCATCCATAGCTATTTGGAGTTCCTGTCTGTGCTCCACAGAGTGAGATGAATTTAGGGTGGATAATGATGTGTTCCCCAAGGAAATGCCAGTCTCACTTGGTTCTCTGAAGATGCTTGCATTGCAGAAAAGCATGAAATCCGAAGTTCACACAACCTCAGCTTCCAGAGAAAGTTGAAGGAAGAGACTAAATGACAAGGCGGAAAAAACTGGGCAGGTTCACCACTTACTGGGCAACATTACAAGAGCTGATGGAGTGTATGCTTTTACAAGGTAGATTTATCCTGCTAGGCTCACAATGGGTAATGCAGGAGAGGGCCAGAGACTCAGAAAGGAGCCTTTGCCCTTTTTCTGTATGACTTGTTATTTGGAATCCCCCACTGCTGACCTCTGTGATTGTTTCTCTCTCTACTGGGGCAGACTCTCAGATATAGGGTGTAGAGATcaggcagagcagggagaggggagaatACCTCTGGTCATGTGATTTGGGGAGTCATACATTAGTTCAAAAGACAAAGGAGAGGAAGCACTACTAGGCTGTTGCTGGGAAGTGTGCTATGTTAGGAGATCTGAGAGGGATGTCCCATTCTCCAAGACAGCACAATTCCATGATCTGTCTTCTGCCCTGTGACTCTGCTCATCAGCTGGCTAGATGACTGTGAATCAACCACCAGCTGTCACTGGCACATGGGACAACACTGGAAGAGAAAAGTTGAGGCATAATACTGTATACACATGATGTATGATCTTCCTGATGGGAGGTGACAGCAAGCTATGTGAGTCTCTTGTTCAGTGTGTGAGACCTACCAGTCTGTAAAAGGATAGCTAAGGACCCTCTGTGTCCAGACCAAACTGGCTGTGGGTAACCTACATCTAAacctgaaaaatgtgaaaaaaatgaacCTGTCTAAATGTGAAGCCTTGACAGCAGACTTTGGCTTTGAAATACTTGTTGTAGAGCAATCAAGAAAAAACACCTCATCTTGAGCATATACTCTGGGACccatctctgctctgcagcatccCCCAGCTCAAGGACACCCAGCATATTCACAGGGAAAGCTTGCTGTTACTCTGACAAGTCAAATAGACAACACAGATTCTAATGATATTTTGAACAACATGTGGGATAGCTGCAATTCAAGGATGAAGAGCAATTGgcaaaactggggggggggggggaagagtctGAAAACTCAAATCAAGATATTTCaaaaatcttctctttctccagctgcagctgtaaCACCACCTGTCCTTCTTAGCCCTGGTGAGTTTATTCTCAGTCCATAGCTGAATAACTTGGgcccttcttccttctcctcaccTTGTCTCTTGCACACTTAGAATCCTGCCTTCTCTGATTGCCCCTAACCGGAATTTTGACTCCCAAAAGACTCCTTTTCTCTATGCTCATGTGTTTTGTCTGTGATTCTGGTTAACACCATGGTACATGAACAAGAGAAGTAAAAGTCCTCTATTTAAAATTGATGAAAACTTGTGTCTGGCAGGTAAGTAATAAAACATACTGTTTTACTTTGATACAGGTGGGTTGCTTTATCAGAGGGAACAGTAAATCAACTTCCTTTTGCCCCACTGTCATGGACATTAAGGAATCAGTAGGTCCAGGGATGCTGTTTCTTAAAGAAGTCACTGTCCCCTAGAAAGAGTCAGTTGGGCTCCTTCCCTCCTTATCTAGGTGGGAATTACGGCAACTAACTACATTTACCCAGCCTTTTGCTTTCTAATTAAAGATTCCCTTACAAGCAGAGTGTAATGTTGAACAGTAGTGGTAACGCTTTATGGCAAAGCATGGCTAGATTTTTAGCATTGTTGGCTAGATAGCTATCACCAGATTCATACTGGGTTTTACCTTATTTCACTGTTTCATGTTAACAATGTTTCCATATCAGAAATTACAATGAAGGGCTCTTGAAAGAGCTTTCCAGTTATTTGTTTCAAGTAACTGATGTCTAAGAAGGAATAATGGTAAATCATCCTAACTTTGCTATCCTGTGTCTTCCAGTTCAATCTGACACTGAAACTACAACAGCTGCATCAGGTACATTTAAGTTTGCTGCCCACAGCTCCTCCCCAACTTCGCTTTCACCCACCCTGTTACCTCTCCAGGCTGGTGCTCTCTGAGGCCTGCTGGAAAATTCACTTCATCCTATTCCTTGAGTTAGAAGGACTGGAGAATGAGAGTAGTAAAATTGAAGTCTTTCCCTGGGTGGCATGTCCAGGGTGGGAGGAATTGGCAGACCACCAGACCAGACACCTGGTCAATATCTTGTCATTGTCAGTGGCCAAGAGACAGTTATTTCAGAGGCAAATGCAAGAAACCCTTTCGTAGATCTATGGGTTTGATTGCCAGCAAAAGAAGAGAACTGGATTTGTGTCCTGAAGCATGAGACTGCAGATCCATTAGAACGTGTGTCTTAAACATAGGACTACAATTTACATTTTGATTCTTTGTATCTGTCCCTTTGAAGCATGTGTGTCCTGTATTAAGGATTTTCCCTAGGCTGGTTTTGCACTTTACCTAAGGTCCCCTTATTTTTGTCTTATGAGGCAAGGGGCTCAGAAATGTCTgccttattttcttcttctctaaaaTATCCCCATCTCTCGCAAGAGAATGGAAAATAGAGGCTAGGTACTGCCCTCCAGACTTCTAGTGAAGGCCTCTATTTTCTGTGTCAGAATGAGTACACCTGCCAATGATGCTTGATTGcacctttgtgtgtgtgtatgtgtgtttccAGATTGTCGGGAAGAGCAGTTCCCTTGCACACGCCTCTATTCTGTTCATAAGCCAGTGAAGCAGTGTATCAGCTACCTCTGTGTTACCAGGTAAGAAATCTACAGTCCCTAAGAAAAGCCGTAATGCTCTTCAGAAACAACATGTCCAGTTCTGCAATTGTTTCCTTTAGAGACTAGGGGTTCCCTCAGGGAACCAATTGGTGAGATGAATGCTATCCTCAGAGTGTCCTTTTTAAGGCGATTAATTAATGCAGCATAATAACTATTATCTGTGCAGCACTAAGGTTTTATAATGAATCCTATATTCATTATCATTATTGTCATCGTTTAATGCATTTGGCCATATCATGGAGTCTTGACAAAGACTACCTTTCTATTGACAACAGCCTTTTTCTGGACTAACTACAGGACTCAGGATTTGCCTCCTCACAAGTGattatttacatgttttttgCCTGTATCCCTTTTTTTGTCTCCTTGGGTATCTGCGTCGTCTCCTCTTGTCTTTGACATGCTTCTGGTGATCCCCTCAGTGTGCGTCGCATGTACATAATAAACAAGGAGGTGTGCTCTCGCATTGTCTGCAAGGAGAATGAGGTCATGCAAGGTGAGTGATAGAAAAAGCTAGCCTAGAACAGGCTAGAAGAATAGCCACATCCATCTGACACATTCTTCAAGCTAGCTAAATATCCACTCCCAATCTATATGTAGTAGATTCCTTAGAATTAGTTTGGGGACTTCTAATACAATGTAGCCTTGCATCAAGTATGCGTGCCATGAGAAACACTGGGAGTTAGGTACACACTATCAAGAGGTTTGAGAGCTCTTGATTCTACGTTGGCATTGCCTTGTCTTGATCAAGTAATGAATCATGTTCTACTAATTCTGAACACACCCTTATTCAAAATTACATTCCTTTGAGGTTAAGAGTGACTCTCGTTACTTCTATTCATGACTATAAACAGGATCCAGTTCAGAATTCTTATGCAGTCCTTGCTGCAGAAATATATGAGTAATTTTAATATGTATTGTGCATTTATAAAGCCAGAAGAAACTGAATAAAGGCCTAAGGATTTGTTCACCTGCCTCATGTGTATGAGGATTCAGCAGTTCAACAGCTTCTGTAGACAGAATGAAGGATGTACTCCTAATTATTCTGGTGGTGAAGAGATTGAAGGAAGGCTTGCTGCTCTGTCACCATGTATTTATCTGCTATGTCTTCAGATGAGATCTGTCGCCAGCTGGCTGGCCTTCCATCTCGACGTCTCCGCCGCTCTGGGCAGTCCCTGAATCTCCCTTGCAGACAACTCGTGGACCAGCAGCGCAGAAGGCCTGATGCTCTGTAAGCTACCAACAGTagaagaaggaagggagagaagagaaatcaTCATCCACCCAGAAAATCCACTATGTACAAACCAAAACAAGTCCCGCTTGCCTGTTTTGATTCCCCCACCATTTCCTTGCTGCTCTGCCTTCCCCCACATCCTCTTCTTCAGGTACTGCAGTACACAGAGTCCCTTCTCTCCTATTCTGTCATGGTGGCTGCTGTCATCCACTAAATCTGTTGCTGATGATGTGGGATGCTCCCCTCTTTTCTCCCAAACTCTATTTTGCAGGCCatgatcagctcatttcccagggGTCCTTATAACTGTGCTGCAtcttctcttgctttgcccctGCAGAGAGACCAGAATGGGGACAGGATGTAGTCTTCTCCCATGGTACAGATGCTTTAAGCTGAGTCTCACGTGGAGGAGCACAAGCCTTTATGCCCTAGGACTCTTGGCCTAGGTCTTTTGCATGGCATCAGTATGAGTTCTGATAGGCTTAATCATCCTTAGCTTCTTCAGTCCTCCTGAGCAACTGAGTTTGCGGTGCGGTAACACAGTGGTAGCTTTCTCCTGTGTCTGCCGGCCTCAGAGAAGTGAAAGGACTGGAACTGAGCTGTACTCAATCCAAGACAAACCTCATTGTCCTTGTATGGCAGCAGTTCATTTATAACTACCTCTGGGAAGTTCTTTGTCTCAAACCCATTGCCTCCCTCACCCACAAATGCTACCAAAAAGAAGAATTATGGACTTAATATGGCATATTTTTTCTCAATATGAAAAGAAGATTATGTTGAAACAAAatgcttcctctcctccctcctctcctcttctcctttctatCCTTCCCCTACCACTAATGAAATCTCTTGATACCCATTCCAGGCAAATTCCAGAGAGTAGGAAATATGGCTGCCTCAGCTCCTAAGCCCAAGAGAGCTCAAGAAGAATGTGTGTCTTGGCAGAACTATGAACTTGGTTCTTCTGGGCTGAAGGACAGGGCAGGAGACAATGAATTAGCTTGTCCTGGTGACTTGTCTTGGTCTGGCTAACtccaccctctccagttgctgaGTCTGCTTTCCATATCTCCACTTGAGTTCCCACCTCCTAACACTGGagctcctgcacaaagcagaaaGGAGTCACAAATTGGGAAGGAATGTGGGAGAAAAATAATTGTCTGAGACCCTTGGGTTTTCCTGCAGGTTTTGTGCCTGTGCTGTCCTGCACAGAGCCAGGTGCTGGTGTGGAGGTGGGAATATTTGCAGGTAATAGAGAATAAACACAGGCCAACCTTGGGAAAAGAGTTCACTCTTCTAGTGCTGGATGTCTGGTCTGCCGGAGAACTTTGTTTTCCAGGTATATGAGCATTTTTACTGTGAGATTGGATAGAGTAAGTGGGGAAGAACAGAGCTGTCTGTAGTTTCTTAATCACTCTACGTGACTCACAGTGGCATGATTACCCCTTCTGTGGGGCACCTCAGCTGAGCAGCTTTGCTCACCACTGCAGACATGGGGCTGGACCCTGTCTGTAGGATCTCTGACAAGTGTTTTTCCCAGCTCTAGCAGAAAGCCAGTTTGCTAGAataggcattcagccccttcataTAATACACCCTGTTGCAGAATTGTTTGCCATTCAGTTTTACAGGAACAGTGTTCTGCTACATAGAGCCAGAGTAACACAATATAGGGGACAGTTTGCTGTGCAGAGGCAGAATTCAGTTTAAGAGCTAAACAATTAAAGTAAGAGCCTTCCCATAGGACTCAGATTTCTGCTGTATTGAGCAAGAGGCTCTGTTACATCCTCTGTGTAGAGAAAGATACCCCTGTGCAGAGGAAGATTTGTTCTATGTAAGGACAAGATTGGCCATAGATGGGCTAAATCTCTATATATCAATCCATTATACAGGAGAAAGAATTCCAAGTTATGAAGTAACTGGAATTCTGTCCTATACATAGGAGCATAGTGCTCCTACACAGAAGATGGTGCTGCTCTTGAGTACTAGAAACTCATGAGACTAGGGATGGAGGAGGAATTTCTCTACACTGAGAATATGCATATGCACATCTCTGTAAAGAGGAGGGCATTGCAAGCTTGGTCTCAAAGCCATTCAAGTCACTGGCAGCCACTGACTTCTGTGGTGAGAGGCTTGTGGAGTTTGTCTGTGTGGAGGAAGGTAGGGTGGAGATGAGATGTTAGGAGCTCTTGGGAATTGGACTAGACCAAGTCTCCGCTCTGTACTTAGAGTTGAATATAAGcctatatagatatagatatataactGTATAACATAGCTACTGTACAGTATGTAGAAATTTTATCTTTCATACAGTTTGGAGAATGATTAGAAATCTTTCTGCTGCTTGCTTCCAGCAGAGACAGCAAGAGGCACTCCTTCCCAGGAGAACACTGTTTTAATGTTAGAGTCCATCTAATGcacacaaaaaatattaaaagaaaatttatttcctgTTGTTATTGGCAGCTCTCATGTGTTTGGGTTTATTTGTCTCTGGCTGTATTTCCTCCAGATTTGTGGGCAGACTTGACTCCAGCCTGAATCTGTACTCCTTGTTAGCCCAGTCCTGGGCTGCCACccccctccactccactcctgaaTCACAGGTCTTTCTGGTAGACCGTTATTTTTTCTAGAGTTACAGATAATTGCCCTCAGCAATTTCTTTACCATGGATGGTTGTGCTGGTTTTTCCGGACAGTTGGTAGCTGCTGAGCACAGGGATAACTCCTCCCAGCCCATGAGATTCATGCTGAGGACACATGTTCTCACTAAGGCTGTGCCCTGCCTTTCTGATGGAGAATTACTGTCTCCAAGAAAGATGATA from Apteryx mantelli isolate bAptMan1 chromosome 1, bAptMan1.hap1, whole genome shotgun sequence includes:
- the MFAP5 gene encoding microfibrillar-associated protein 5 produces the protein MKIFGTCILLCLLSFSLSPADWYPWVVHGQELQTVTGGLNTEFLISTSAAAVTPPVLLSPVQSDTETTTAASDCREEQFPCTRLYSVHKPVKQCISYLCVTSVRRMYIINKEVCSRIVCKENEVMQDEICRQLAGLPSRRLRRSGQSLNLPCRQLVDQQRRRPDAL